From Pseudanabaena sp. PCC 6802, one genomic window encodes:
- a CDS encoding O-antigen ligase family protein: MGSGRLLGGLGVLIYAIFVLLPASSTQAIVWPWVLIWQTGLFCLALVALLRLWRRQPPFWLLGNKLDWAISLLFIALCLSAIFAQFPAQATWNSCIGFALIAAIYATHNYLHQTGSLNWLLSFQGGLSLVFIVESLVLWIVNTLAPNLSQLSQLRSLGINLNFDFSDIESRNWAPIGHQNYVAGFLMLAIPLLIGLAIAQPRRRTIWGVGVGLGCIALYTTSSRGGFLGISVLLVFGILVLLLRSKARLQVLLGGMGAIAVTVILIAFNNRLQSLVSALLSGRGSNELLYRIIAAYTGRQIGLDNIAFGAGPGSAALFYQRYRPDWAGREAEMMFQLHSTPVQIWAELGSLGALAAAIAIFAILGLFVRLHFSSTWRSDRQQQIITYALFGGLLAYAVQAITDYQLDVFAISGSLVIFTASFAYIGQIHGDRKERVILGDYPQPRRWLAGTMTVLFMAAIVWIVPVDAAWHFASVGFNFLGDIEFDARNGDLDRSKEDLQKFKQNLQRAHELASWEPYYPYQLGWNLGNLSGVYPDLEFRNQLKREGLEWLQKGIKVNPYQEFGYNSAAWLSLSNDSPKEAEKFFRSALELVPAKRGLFYGLGLSLLRQGKDTGTDAIAREWLNDPIFITSPIWNLANSQSSILKETVKIFNNLPSALTALRERSIASQSVQKLDTLYDRLLKTTPQNSDLFAQLQHTRAVIDWWLGRPGALERMRKAGNPTAQILADALESKQANIQTAIDRPSTPGAMAIAAWFKSDRRSDLLKQAWAMANRRLPGKEDLQIISAMTERMDRSKSLDEWLRKPLLPNDPLVLRFRRERTGFGVLSRHDDSPIPVIDYLQVESNAIVSTFFADLFPTQGTLALSGI, encoded by the coding sequence ATGGGATCTGGCAGATTATTAGGGGGTCTGGGCGTACTGATCTATGCGATCTTTGTATTGCTCCCTGCTAGTAGCACGCAGGCGATTGTTTGGCCGTGGGTACTGATTTGGCAGACAGGACTATTTTGTTTGGCACTGGTGGCTCTATTGCGCTTGTGGCGCAGACAACCGCCCTTTTGGTTATTGGGAAATAAGCTAGATTGGGCGATCTCTCTGCTATTTATCGCCCTCTGTTTGTCCGCGATTTTTGCTCAGTTTCCCGCCCAGGCCACATGGAACAGTTGCATTGGCTTTGCCTTAATTGCCGCCATCTATGCCACGCATAATTATTTACACCAAACAGGTAGTTTGAACTGGCTGCTTTCATTTCAAGGCGGTCTGAGTTTAGTTTTTATTGTCGAAAGCTTAGTCCTATGGATCGTCAATACTTTAGCTCCCAACCTATCCCAACTAAGCCAATTGCGTTCGCTCGGCATCAATCTCAACTTTGATTTTTCGGATATTGAATCGCGCAACTGGGCACCAATAGGCCATCAAAACTATGTTGCGGGCTTTCTCATGCTGGCAATTCCACTATTAATTGGGCTGGCGATCGCGCAGCCCCGCCGACGGACAATCTGGGGTGTTGGAGTAGGCTTGGGATGTATCGCTCTTTATACAACCAGTTCGCGGGGAGGCTTCTTAGGCATTTCCGTCTTATTGGTATTTGGCATTTTGGTGTTGTTGCTGCGCAGCAAAGCACGTCTTCAGGTTTTATTGGGGGGTATGGGTGCGATCGCCGTTACAGTCATACTAATTGCCTTTAACAATCGCCTGCAATCTCTGGTTAGCGCTCTACTGTCAGGGCGGGGTAGCAACGAACTTCTCTATCGCATAATTGCCGCTTATACCGGCAGGCAAATTGGTTTAGATAACATAGCGTTTGGGGCTGGCCCTGGCTCTGCTGCTTTGTTTTATCAGCGCTATCGTCCTGACTGGGCAGGTCGTGAGGCAGAGATGATGTTCCAATTGCACAGCACGCCCGTGCAAATTTGGGCGGAATTGGGTAGCTTGGGCGCGTTGGCCGCCGCGATCGCTATCTTTGCCATCCTGGGATTATTTGTGCGATTGCATTTCTCTTCCACCTGGAGGAGCGATCGACAGCAGCAGATAATTACCTATGCCCTGTTTGGCGGGCTGTTGGCCTATGCCGTCCAGGCCATTACCGACTATCAACTCGATGTATTTGCGATTAGTGGCAGCTTAGTAATTTTCACTGCTAGTTTTGCTTACATCGGTCAAATTCACGGCGATCGCAAAGAGCGCGTCATTCTAGGTGACTATCCACAACCAAGACGGTGGCTAGCTGGGACGATGACAGTACTCTTTATGGCTGCGATCGTTTGGATCGTCCCGGTGGATGCAGCGTGGCATTTTGCGAGCGTCGGTTTTAATTTCTTAGGCGACATTGAATTTGATGCCAGAAACGGCGATCTAGACAGATCTAAAGAGGATTTGCAGAAATTTAAGCAAAATCTGCAACGCGCCCACGAACTTGCTAGTTGGGAGCCTTACTATCCCTATCAACTGGGATGGAATCTGGGCAATCTCTCAGGGGTATATCCCGATCTCGAATTCAGAAACCAACTAAAGCGCGAAGGTTTAGAATGGCTGCAAAAGGGAATTAAAGTCAATCCCTATCAAGAATTTGGCTATAACAGCGCCGCATGGCTCAGTTTAAGTAATGACAGTCCCAAGGAGGCAGAGAAATTCTTTCGGAGCGCTCTAGAACTCGTACCTGCGAAGCGAGGACTCTTTTATGGTTTGGGGTTAAGCCTGTTGAGGCAGGGTAAGGATACTGGTACCGACGCGATCGCGCGGGAATGGCTCAACGACCCCATATTTATTACCAGTCCGATTTGGAACCTGGCTAATTCCCAGAGCAGCATTTTAAAGGAAACCGTGAAAATATTTAACAACTTACCATCAGCTTTAACCGCTCTGAGGGAGCGCAGCATTGCTTCCCAATCCGTGCAAAAACTAGATACTCTTTACGATCGATTGCTCAAAACTACACCTCAGAACAGCGATCTGTTTGCTCAACTACAACATACTCGTGCGGTAATAGACTGGTGGCTGGGCAGACCGGGGGCACTAGAGCGCATGCGAAAGGCAGGCAATCCTACGGCGCAAATCCTGGCAGATGCGCTGGAATCCAAACAGGCAAATATTCAGACCGCAATCGATCGACCGAGCACACCAGGGGCAATGGCGATCGCCGCCTGGTTCAAAAGCGATCGCCGATCGGATTTGCTGAAACAAGCATGGGCAATGGCAAACCGCAGGCTGCCAGGTAAAGAGGATTTGCAAATTATCAGTGCCATGACCGAACGCATGGATCGCTCTAAAAGCTTAGATGAGTGGCTGCGCAAACCGCTACTACCTAACGATCCGCTCGTACTGAGGTTCAGACGCGAGCGCACGGGCTTCGGCGTACTCAGCCGTCACGATGATAGTCCCATCCCAGTAATCGATTATCTCCAGGTAGAATCCAATGCGATCGTTTCTACATTCTTTGCCGACCTCTTTCCCACGCAGGGAACGCTTGCCCTATCAGGTATCTAA
- a CDS encoding Uma2 family endonuclease — MIASISLNRIEIVPGQRIYLHDLDWQEFEQVLLELGEKRATRIAYFDGDLEIRMPLPEHERVKALISHLLVVLLEELDLPWESLGSSTFKKQSMKAGIEPDDCFYIQNSEAMIGKKRLDLTVDPPPDLAIEVDLTSPTQISAYEALGVPEIWRYRDGKLAIFILVEDRYVESLHSLIFPNLPVLEGISRVLDRGNEILMSEARKEFRQEVQSWLKVNY; from the coding sequence ATGATTGCGTCAATATCCCTAAACCGTATAGAAATTGTGCCTGGGCAGAGGATCTACCTGCACGATCTTGATTGGCAGGAATTCGAGCAAGTTCTACTCGAATTGGGGGAAAAAAGGGCTACCCGCATTGCCTACTTTGATGGAGATTTAGAGATCCGGATGCCATTACCAGAACACGAACGCGTTAAAGCACTGATTAGCCACTTGTTGGTAGTGCTGCTGGAAGAACTGGATTTGCCCTGGGAGTCATTGGGTTCTTCCACCTTCAAAAAGCAAAGCATGAAAGCAGGTATTGAGCCTGACGATTGCTTTTATATTCAAAACAGTGAGGCCATGATTGGCAAAAAACGGTTAGATCTGACAGTCGATCCACCACCAGATTTGGCGATCGAAGTCGATCTAACCTCTCCGACCCAAATAAGTGCTTATGAGGCACTGGGAGTTCCAGAAATTTGGCGATATCGGGACGGTAAATTAGCAATTTTCATATTGGTAGAAGATCGTTATGTCGAGTCTTTGCACAGCCTCATCTTCCCAAACCTACCAGTTTTAGAAGGGATTTCGCGAGTGCTCGATCGCGGTAATGAAATACTGATGAGCGAGGCAAGAAAGGAATTCCGCCAGGAAGTCCAGAGTTGGCTTAAAGTGAATTATTAA
- a CDS encoding M48 family metallopeptidase: MPTYTGISSEAFRHPLDRQAEQALRSVPGFDLLASKFVEFLYERPQMIYHMGNSIQVGPRQYATIYRLFRESVRDLDVHPEPTLFVSQNPYVNSYALGQDRPYIVINSGVLDLLDEAEIRAVIAHELGHIKCGHTILIQMAMWAMSVVSALSEVTFGLGGLVSSGLIYAFFEWRRKAELSSDRAALLVTDDLDIVQHTMMQVSGGSKAYAHEISMSEFSRQSEAYQELDKDNLNQIYKFLLYNGTGNPNSMLSHPFPVDRLHYIRDWAGSEEYRQIRLGNYKRSDSEGAINVEPESPETKAKSQSDEAEALRRQIEELQSEIDRFKRKE; this comes from the coding sequence ATGCCCACATACACTGGAATATCTAGCGAAGCATTTCGTCATCCCCTCGATCGCCAGGCAGAACAAGCATTACGCAGCGTTCCGGGCTTCGATCTCCTCGCCAGCAAATTTGTAGAGTTCCTCTACGAACGTCCCCAGATGATTTACCACATGGGTAATAGCATTCAGGTGGGGCCGCGCCAGTATGCCACCATTTATCGCCTGTTTCGCGAAAGCGTGCGAGACCTGGACGTTCACCCCGAACCAACTTTGTTCGTATCGCAAAATCCCTACGTCAACAGCTATGCCCTCGGCCAAGATCGTCCCTACATCGTGATTAATTCAGGTGTCCTGGATCTGCTCGACGAAGCAGAAATTCGGGCGGTAATCGCCCATGAGTTGGGTCACATCAAATGCGGCCACACGATTTTGATTCAGATGGCAATGTGGGCGATGAGCGTTGTATCTGCGCTCAGCGAAGTGACATTCGGTTTGGGCGGACTGGTCAGCAGCGGCCTGATTTATGCATTCTTTGAGTGGCGGCGCAAAGCCGAGCTGTCGTCAGATCGAGCCGCACTTCTGGTTACCGACGATCTCGATATCGTGCAGCATACGATGATGCAAGTTTCAGGCGGCAGTAAAGCCTATGCCCACGAAATTAGCATGTCCGAGTTTAGCCGCCAGTCCGAAGCCTATCAAGAACTCGATAAAGATAACTTGAACCAAATCTACAAATTCCTGCTGTATAACGGCACGGGCAATCCCAATTCCATGCTCAGCCATCCCTTCCCCGTCGATCGCCTGCACTACATCCGCGACTGGGCCGGTTCTGAAGAATATCGTCAAATTCGTTTGGGTAACTACAAGCGATCGGATAGCGAGGGCGCGATTAACGTAGAACCAGAATCGCCCGAGACAAAGGCTAAATCTCAAAGCGACGAAGCAGAAGCCCTACGCCGACAAATTGAGGAATTGCAATCTGAGATCGACCGCTTCAAACGTAAAGAGTAG
- the msrA gene encoding peptide-methionine (S)-S-oxide reductase MsrA: protein MALFGFGKKLTMPAPEEALPGRTASMPVPPAHYVNHNPLKPPFPEGMQTAMFGMGCFWGAERKFWQQEGVFVTAVGYAAGNTPNPTYEEVCSGMTGHNEVVFVVFDPSMVSYETLLKIFWENHNPTQGMRQGNDTGTQYRSGIYTYSDSQKQLAESSRDRYQEALSAKGYGKITTEILDAPEFYYAEGYHQQYLAKNPNGYCGLGGCNVSLPVMAEA from the coding sequence ATGGCGTTATTCGGATTTGGTAAAAAGCTCACAATGCCTGCACCTGAAGAGGCATTACCAGGACGGACTGCATCTATGCCCGTGCCGCCAGCGCATTACGTCAACCACAATCCCCTCAAGCCTCCCTTTCCAGAGGGCATGCAAACTGCGATGTTTGGTATGGGTTGTTTCTGGGGCGCAGAGCGCAAATTTTGGCAGCAGGAAGGTGTCTTTGTCACTGCTGTCGGCTATGCGGCAGGTAACACCCCCAACCCCACCTACGAAGAGGTTTGTAGTGGCATGACCGGGCACAATGAAGTTGTATTTGTTGTCTTCGATCCGAGCATGGTGAGCTACGAAACCTTACTCAAGATTTTCTGGGAAAATCACAATCCGACCCAAGGTATGCGTCAGGGCAACGACACTGGCACCCAATACCGTTCTGGTATTTATACGTATTCCGACAGCCAAAAGCAATTGGCCGAGTCCAGCCGCGATCGCTACCAGGAAGCTCTCAGCGCCAAAGGTTATGGCAAAATTACCACCGAGATCCTGGATGCGCCAGAGTTTTACTATGCCGAAGGCTATCACCAGCAATATCTAGCTAAAAATCCCAATGGATATTGCGGTTTAGGTGGATGCAATGTCAGTTTACCTGTCATGGCAGAAGCTTAA
- a CDS encoding Uma2 family endonuclease, whose protein sequence is MTATAKLKLTFEEYLQYNDGTDNRYELVDGELVLMPTASGMHALILVFLFKLLDREITRLGLKWTVMPSNVGVRTAESRSRIPDLVVLSEEQTEAIKTMSSVVLQVPPLLVVEIVSPDDPARDYRYKRSEYATRGIPEYWIIDPVQSKITVLILEEGLYEETAFVGSQQIESSIFPDLKFSIAEILSTCL, encoded by the coding sequence GTGACCGCAACAGCCAAGCTAAAACTAACCTTTGAGGAATATCTGCAATACAATGACGGTACGGATAACCGCTATGAGCTTGTTGACGGGGAGCTTGTTTTAATGCCGACTGCCAGTGGTATGCACGCCCTAATCCTGGTGTTTCTGTTTAAGCTACTCGATCGCGAAATTACCAGGTTGGGTTTGAAATGGACGGTAATGCCAAGTAATGTAGGAGTTCGCACAGCGGAAAGCAGATCCCGCATTCCCGATCTGGTAGTTCTCTCAGAAGAGCAAACGGAAGCCATTAAGACAATGTCATCGGTGGTATTACAAGTGCCGCCACTCCTGGTCGTGGAAATTGTTAGCCCAGACGATCCAGCACGAGATTATCGTTACAAGCGCTCTGAGTATGCTACTCGCGGAATTCCTGAATATTGGATTATCGATCCCGTTCAATCTAAGATAACCGTACTGATACTAGAAGAGGGGCTGTACGAAGAAACCGCGTTTGTGGGAAGCCAACAAATTGAGTCTAGTATCTTCCCAGACTTAAAATTCAGTATCGCTGAGATTTTATCAACATGTTTATGA
- a CDS encoding ArsR/SmtB family transcription factor, with product MRLLYHPDRKDISLAGVLYALGDPVRLEIVKRLSTSGELPCCALDCAIADNTSISPKPIAKSTMSHHFKILRESGVVYSRKEGTQLINSLRRSDLDALFPGLLNAVLQSACEDPVCMQT from the coding sequence ATGAGGCTTCTATATCATCCCGATCGCAAAGATATTTCCTTAGCAGGGGTTCTCTATGCTTTAGGCGATCCCGTGCGTCTGGAAATTGTAAAGCGCCTGTCAACAAGTGGCGAGCTGCCATGCTGCGCGCTAGATTGCGCGATCGCCGATAACACTAGCATCAGTCCCAAACCGATCGCCAAATCTACGATGTCGCATCATTTTAAGATTTTGCGCGAATCTGGCGTGGTGTATTCGCGCAAGGAAGGCACGCAACTAATTAATTCTCTGCGCCGCAGCGATCTTGATGCACTTTTCCCTGGGTTGCTTAATGCTGTATTGCAATCTGCCTGTGAAGATCCAGTTTGTATGCAAACATAA
- a CDS encoding ion channel, whose product MQFRPQNQSRNQRQRRLPRIRIMLRDGKFEIVGMNVWYYYWREPYHLMLTVPWLGFLAIVVLEYLLVNALFALAYLVGGDNIANAQPGSFPDAFFFSVQTFASIGYGFMYPKTVYANIIVAIEAIVGLIGIAVTTGLAFARFSRPTARVLFSRVAVVAPHEGSPTLTFRAANQRRNQILEAQLRVYLLRDEMTAEGHYIRRIHDLKLLRHQTPSFALTWQAMHPIDRHSPLYGMTAESLKQTAAMLVVSLSGLDETVAQTVHARHMYHASDILWSHRFVDVITHTSDDSHRYVDYNYFHDVVPLEETRSGTTEI is encoded by the coding sequence ATGCAATTCCGACCCCAAAATCAATCTAGAAACCAACGCCAACGACGGTTACCGCGCATTCGCATTATGCTCCGCGACGGTAAATTTGAAATTGTTGGCATGAATGTCTGGTATTACTATTGGCGGGAACCCTATCACTTAATGCTGACGGTTCCCTGGTTGGGTTTTCTAGCGATCGTCGTGCTGGAATACTTGCTAGTTAATGCTCTATTCGCCCTGGCTTATTTGGTCGGAGGAGATAATATTGCCAACGCTCAACCTGGCTCTTTCCCAGATGCTTTCTTTTTTAGCGTCCAGACATTTGCTTCCATCGGTTATGGATTTATGTATCCTAAAACCGTCTATGCCAATATCATCGTCGCGATCGAAGCGATCGTCGGTCTGATCGGAATTGCGGTAACGACGGGTCTGGCATTTGCGCGATTTTCGCGTCCTACGGCGCGGGTACTGTTTAGTCGAGTGGCAGTAGTAGCACCGCACGAAGGCAGTCCTACTTTGACTTTTCGAGCTGCGAATCAACGTCGCAATCAAATCCTGGAAGCCCAGTTGCGGGTGTACTTATTGCGCGATGAAATGACAGCGGAAGGGCATTATATTCGTCGCATCCACGATCTCAAGCTATTGCGACACCAGACTCCTAGCTTTGCCTTAACTTGGCAAGCAATGCACCCAATCGATCGCCACAGTCCTCTGTATGGCATGACGGCTGAGTCTCTAAAGCAAACAGCAGCTATGTTAGTGGTTTCCTTAAGCGGTCTGGATGAAACAGTTGCCCAAACCGTGCATGCCCGCCACATGTATCACGCTAGCGATATCCTATGGAGCCACCGCTTTGTGGATGTAATTACTCACACATCTGATGACAGTCATCGCTATGTTGACTATAACTACTTCCATGATGTTGTTCCATTGGAAGAAACTCGTAGTGGAACTACAGAGATTTAA
- a CDS encoding tyrosine-protein phosphatase, with protein sequence MALDFSKGCVNFRDIGECVNIISSRSLLPIGKLFRGGKLDFITSAAQIYNPSTIINLRKSKDIQTFGAYVFDFPISNNYEKYETSNRQVRIWLNKVIKVFEDEYLAYPVLIHCTSGKDRTGVVVATLLKILEIPDEVIVDEYLLSEGEVRFEWIEQAIAGIGNPECYFNRLNVEKVRRNISNL encoded by the coding sequence ATGGCTTTAGATTTCTCAAAAGGATGCGTTAATTTCCGAGATATAGGAGAATGTGTTAACATAATATCCTCTCGATCTCTACTACCCATAGGTAAGCTGTTTCGTGGTGGCAAGCTCGATTTTATTACTTCAGCAGCACAGATATACAATCCGAGCACAATTATTAACCTGCGAAAGAGTAAGGATATTCAAACATTTGGGGCATATGTTTTTGATTTCCCGATCTCAAATAACTATGAGAAATATGAAACTAGCAATCGCCAAGTGCGGATATGGCTAAATAAAGTAATCAAGGTCTTTGAGGATGAATATTTAGCATATCCAGTGTTGATACATTGTACATCTGGCAAAGATCGGACAGGAGTTGTAGTTGCTACCCTATTGAAGATATTAGAGATTCCAGATGAAGTAATTGTTGATGAGTATTTGTTAAGTGAAGGAGAGGTCAGATTTGAATGGATCGAGCAAGCGATCGCAGGTATCGGCAATCCAGAGTGCTATTTCAATCGATTAAACGTAGAGAAGGTAAGGAGAAATATCTCTAATCTATGA
- a CDS encoding alkene reductase, translating to MSKKLDLFSPIQIGTYNLPNRIVMAPLTRMRASAGNVPTVMNATYYEQRSSAGLIITEATQVSPQGMGYAGTPGIHSQAQIEGWRLVTDAVHARGGRIFLQLGHVGRISHPSLQPDGALPVAPSEIAAQGEAVTYEGMKPFIVPRALETEEISGIVNQFRQGAKNALEVGFDGVEIHGASGYLLDQFLRDGTNKRADKYGGSIENRARLHLEVTEALVDVWGSDRVGMRLSPSSTFNSMSDSNPKDTFSYLVEALNRFNLAYLHLIEADEADVRHGGTPIPTKYFRPLYKGTLMVNGGYTLASGNAAIANGDADLVAFGKAYIANPDLPERFRLGAPLNLPDEATFYGGGEAGYTDYPALSQLS from the coding sequence ATGAGTAAAAAATTAGATCTTTTCTCACCGATTCAGATTGGCACCTACAATCTACCTAACCGCATCGTAATGGCACCTCTCACTCGTATGAGAGCTAGCGCGGGTAACGTACCCACGGTCATGAATGCAACCTATTACGAGCAGCGATCGTCGGCTGGGCTGATTATTACGGAGGCGACGCAGGTCTCGCCGCAAGGGATGGGCTATGCTGGTACGCCTGGGATTCACTCCCAGGCACAGATCGAAGGGTGGCGGCTAGTTACCGATGCCGTACACGCCCGTGGTGGCAGAATTTTCCTACAACTAGGGCATGTGGGGCGTATTTCGCATCCATCCCTGCAGCCGGATGGAGCATTACCCGTTGCTCCCAGCGAGATCGCCGCCCAAGGTGAAGCAGTTACCTATGAAGGGATGAAGCCATTTATCGTCCCTCGCGCTTTGGAAACTGAGGAAATTTCTGGGATTGTCAACCAATTCCGGCAGGGAGCAAAGAATGCTTTGGAAGTGGGGTTTGATGGTGTAGAGATTCATGGTGCGAGTGGCTATCTGTTAGATCAGTTTCTCAGAGATGGCACGAACAAGCGCGCGGATAAATACGGTGGCTCTATTGAAAATCGCGCTCGCCTGCATTTAGAGGTGACGGAAGCCTTAGTTGATGTGTGGGGAAGCGATCGCGTTGGTATGCGCCTCTCGCCCAGCAGTACTTTTAATAGTATGAGCGATTCTAATCCCAAGGATACATTTAGTTATCTAGTGGAAGCGCTGAATCGCTTTAACCTAGCCTACCTGCATCTTATAGAAGCGGATGAAGCTGATGTCAGGCACGGAGGTACGCCAATTCCCACTAAATACTTCCGACCGCTTTACAAAGGTACCCTCATGGTTAATGGTGGGTATACCTTGGCAAGCGGCAATGCAGCGATCGCGAATGGAGATGCCGATCTGGTGGCGTTTGGGAAAGCTTACATTGCTAACCCGGATTTGCCGGAGAGATTTCGTCTGGGCGCACCTCTGAATTTGCCAGATGAGGCAACATTTTATGGTGGCGGTGAAGCAGGATATACGGACTATCCGGCGCTATCGCAATTATCGTAG
- the trxA gene encoding thioredoxin — MSVVTQITDSTFQQEVLHSDLPVLVDFWAPWCGPCRLVLPTVEEVAEQYDGKVKVVKLDTDENPHVALEYGIRSIPTLMIFKEGQKVDMVVGAVPKATLTMVLEKHI, encoded by the coding sequence ATGTCGGTTGTTACCCAGATTACGGATTCTACATTTCAGCAAGAAGTATTGCACAGCGATCTGCCGGTTTTAGTGGACTTTTGGGCACCCTGGTGCGGGCCTTGTCGGTTAGTTTTACCAACCGTGGAAGAAGTAGCAGAGCAATATGACGGGAAAGTAAAGGTGGTCAAGCTCGACACGGACGAGAACCCTCATGTTGCTCTTGAATATGGCATCCGCAGCATTCCTACTCTCATGATTTTCAAGGAAGGACAAAAGGTTGATATGGTCGTCGGTGCGGTGCCTAAAGCAACCCTCACTATGGTGCTGGAAAAACATATTTAG
- a CDS encoding glutathione binding-like protein, translated as MIELYYWTTPNGHKITMFLEEAELPYTIFPINIGAGDQFKPDFLKIAPNNRIPAIIDREPIDGGEAVSVFESGAILLYLAEKTGKLIPANLRDRVEVLQWLFWQMGGLGPMAGQNHHFSQYAPEKIPYAIDRYVKETSRLYAVLNRRLGDREFIAGDSYSIADIASYPWIVPHERQGQNLADFPNLKRWFESIQARPSTIRAYEKAEAFKSQTLDIERSRNMLFNQSAETVRR; from the coding sequence ATGATCGAACTTTACTATTGGACAACTCCCAACGGTCATAAAATTACGATGTTCCTGGAGGAAGCAGAATTACCCTACACGATCTTTCCTATTAATATTGGAGCAGGCGACCAGTTCAAGCCTGATTTTCTCAAGATCGCTCCCAACAATCGCATCCCTGCCATTATCGATCGCGAACCAATTGACGGTGGCGAGGCGGTTTCCGTGTTCGAGTCTGGGGCAATTCTTCTGTACCTGGCAGAAAAAACTGGGAAGCTAATTCCTGCAAACTTGCGCGATCGCGTTGAGGTACTGCAATGGCTATTTTGGCAGATGGGCGGCCTTGGGCCGATGGCAGGACAAAATCATCACTTCAGCCAGTACGCGCCGGAGAAAATCCCCTATGCCATCGATCGCTACGTGAAAGAAACAAGCCGTTTATATGCTGTTCTAAATCGACGACTCGGCGATCGCGAATTCATCGCAGGCGATAGTTACTCCATCGCTGATATCGCCTCCTATCCCTGGATTGTGCCGCACGAACGCCAGGGGCAAAACCTCGCGGATTTCCCAAATCTAAAGCGTTGGTTTGAATCAATTCAAGCTCGTCCCTCTACGATTCGCGCCTATGAGAAGGCAGAAGCATTCAAAAGCCAGACACTCGATATCGAGCGATCGCGTAATATGTTATTCAATCAATCGGCTGAGACCGTCCGCCGCTGA